From Planctomycetia bacterium, a single genomic window includes:
- a CDS encoding mandelate racemase, translating into MKIARIFAHRVELPLVEGSYKWSGGKSVSVFDSTIVGVETECGLVGYGEVCPLGPFYLPAYAEGVRAGLRELGPHLLGFDPREPATLNHRMDAALKGHPYVKSGIDIACWDILGKATQLPVCTLLGGRFGENVRLYRAISQQAPDEMAKNVQMYREQGYTRFQLKVGGDPDTDIERIRAVRAMLKPTDRLVADANTGWTQHEAMRVVRAVQDVDVYIEQPCLTYE; encoded by the coding sequence AGCTGCCGTTGGTTGAAGGCTCGTACAAATGGTCCGGCGGGAAGTCGGTATCGGTCTTCGATAGCACGATCGTCGGCGTTGAAACCGAATGTGGCTTAGTCGGCTACGGCGAGGTCTGTCCGCTCGGGCCGTTTTATCTTCCGGCCTATGCGGAAGGAGTACGTGCCGGACTTCGCGAACTCGGTCCGCATCTGCTGGGCTTCGATCCGCGCGAGCCGGCGACGCTCAACCATCGAATGGATGCTGCGCTCAAGGGCCATCCTTACGTCAAATCGGGAATCGACATCGCCTGCTGGGATATTCTCGGTAAGGCGACGCAACTGCCGGTTTGCACGCTGCTCGGCGGCCGTTTCGGCGAAAACGTCCGGCTCTATCGCGCCATCTCGCAACAAGCGCCCGACGAGATGGCTAAGAACGTGCAAATGTATCGCGAGCAAGGCTACACCCGGTTTCAGTTGAAAGTCGGTGGCGATCCGGATACCGACATCGAACGGATTCGGGCCGTGCGTGCGATGCTGAAGCCGACCGATCGACTCGTCGCCGACGCCAACACCGGCTGGACGCAGCACGAAGCGATGCGCGTCGTTCGGGCCGTACAAGACGTCGATGTCTACATCGAGCAACCCTGCCTGACGTACGAA